The nucleotide window TCTTGCCGATCGGAATATCAAAGTCGAGCTCGCTATAAACGTCATAGGGTTGCGATTTCCGCAGGTCCCATGGCATGCCCGAAGCCCGGATGCACGGGCCGCTGAAGCCGAGCGCCTGCGCCTCTTCAGCCGTGACGATGCCGATATCCACGGTCCGCTGCTTGAAAATCCGGTTTTCCGTCAGCAGGCTCTCGATATCATCCATCAGGGCCGGGAAAGTCTCGGTCCAGGCCATGATGTCGTCCAGCAGGCCAGCAGGAATATCCATGGCCACGCCGCCCGGGCGGAAATAAGCCGCGTGCAGACGCGCGCCGCAGGCCCGCTCATAAAACTCCATGAGCTTTTCGCGCTCTTCGAAGCCCCAAAGCAGCGGCGTCATGGCGCCAACGTCGATCGCGAAGGTCGTGATGTTCAGCAGGTGGTTCAGGATGCGCGAGATTTCGGCATAGAGCACCCGGATGTACTGGCCGCGTTTCGGCACTTCAATGCCGAGCAGTTTCTCGACTGCCAGCGCATAGGCATGTTCCTGGGACATCGGCGCGACATAGTCGAGCCGGTCGAAATACGGCACTGCCTGCAAATAGGTTTTGTATTCGATCAGCTTCTCGGTGCCGCGATGCAAAAGACCGATATGCGGATCGGCACGCTCGACGATCTCGCCATCCATCTCCAGCACCAGACGCAGCACACCGTGCGCGGCCGGGTGCTGCGGGCCGAAATTCAGCGTAAGCGGCTTGATATGCGCTTCAGCCATCAGGAAGCCCCCTCTTCGGACTGCTCATCCGCCTTCTCGTCACCCGGCAGGAGCGAACGCGCGCCTTCCCACGGGCTGAGGAAATCGAAACTGCGGAAATCCTGAACCAGCTTCACCGGCTCGTAGACCACCCGCTTCTGCTCGTCGTCATAGCGCACTTCAACATGACCGGTCAGCGGGAAGTCCTTGCGCAGCGGATGACCTTCAAAACCATAGTCCGTCAACAGTCGGCGCAGGTCCGGATGATCGGAGAAGAAGACTCCGTACATGTCCCACGCCTCGCGCTCGAACCACTCAGCCGACGGGAACACGCCGCTGACCGAAGGGACTGGTGTCACCTCGTCGGTCGCGACCTTGACCCGTATCCGGTTGTTCTGTTGCACGCTCAGAAGATTGTAGACGACGTCGAATCGCTGTTCACGCTCCGGATAATCGGTACCGCAGAGATCGACGAGGCACCGGAACTGGCACTGCGAATCATCCCGGAGGAAGGTAAGCACCTTCAGGATATATTGCGGCCGGGTGCGGATCACGAGTTCGTCGAGAATAAAACCGGTCTCGACAAGCTCGGTATCGAGCTGGCCGGACAGATAGTCCGCCAGCTCTCTCTGCATTTGTGTCGGTGCTGCCATGCTGTCGTCTGCCTCTGCCTGGCGTTGGTCCGGACCCGTATTAGCGGGCGATCGTCGAAGTGCGTTTGATCTTCTTCTGAAG belongs to Nisaea sp. and includes:
- a CDS encoding NADH-quinone oxidoreductase subunit C, whose product is MAAPTQMQRELADYLSGQLDTELVETGFILDELVIRTRPQYILKVLTFLRDDSQCQFRCLVDLCGTDYPEREQRFDVVYNLLSVQQNNRIRVKVATDEVTPVPSVSGVFPSAEWFEREAWDMYGVFFSDHPDLRRLLTDYGFEGHPLRKDFPLTGHVEVRYDDEQKRVVYEPVKLVQDFRSFDFLSPWEGARSLLPGDEKADEQSEEGAS
- a CDS encoding NADH-quinone oxidoreductase subunit D, translated to MAEAHIKPLTLNFGPQHPAAHGVLRLVLEMDGEIVERADPHIGLLHRGTEKLIEYKTYLQAVPYFDRLDYVAPMSQEHAYALAVEKLLGIEVPKRGQYIRVLYAEISRILNHLLNITTFAIDVGAMTPLLWGFEEREKLMEFYERACGARLHAAYFRPGGVAMDIPAGLLDDIMAWTETFPALMDDIESLLTENRIFKQRTVDIGIVTAEEAQALGFSGPCIRASGMPWDLRKSQPYDVYSELDFDIPIGKTGDCYARYLVRIKEVRESLKIIRQCIEKMPDGPVKTEDRKVAPPSRGEMKHSMEALIHHFKLYTEGYHVPAGETYTAVEAPKGEFAVFLVSDGTNKPYRCKIRAPGFSFLSAMDFLSKGHMLADTVAIIGSLDIVFGEIDR